The genomic region ACCTAACCTTCACATTTACCAACCGAATAGCCATCAATGCCCTCCTAAACAAAGAAAGATCCACGCCGTAGATCATTGACTTAAGCCCTCCTAACTAGGTGATCGAGACTCCCAAGACCATGACCTCACCAACACACATTGTGTAGGTTACCGTGCATTAATAAAAACATGGCATGTACGGTAACATGCGCGGTTTGGGGGGTGCATACCTCATGGGGTTGTGCGTGATTTAAAATTGCACTGTGTGTATGGTTTCGTGCACACTCACCGTTTTACAATGCATAAAACACCATTAGAACAGGCTCGGTTTTGGGGAGCTGAAATTCCGTGGGAACAACAATTCAATTCCACTTAAACACCGCGAGAACAAACACGAGCCACAGCAATTAAGAGCAGAAAGACGTTCCAACGGCACCAAAACACCAAGAAGAAAAAACTTAAAAAGACCCAAATAAACCAATGCACCGCGGAAGATTTCAATAGAATATTGAAAGAAGTACTGGAATGTACCAATTAGGTTTGGCGCTGTGAATTGTAGGTTAAATGTCGATGGAGGATTTCAATAGAATATTGAAAGTATGTATTCATCCGTCGTTATCAACCTTCGCATGATTGCAGACCGAAGATTTCAATAGAATATTGAAAGTGCACAAATAAATTAATTGGGAGCCCAGTCACGAAGTTCCTACCAATGAAGATTTCAATAGAATATTGAAAGTTCCATGGCTTCTTCCATGAATAGCCAAAGCTCATTAATTGGAAGATTTCAATAGAATATTGAAAGCTCCTTCTTCATCCTCAACGTCCTGTCCCACACGTATATTGCGTCCCTGAAGATTTCAATAGAATATTGAAAGATTACATATTAATATGCGTCGTGCCTCGTACATTAAATTTATGAGAAGATTTCAATAGAATATTGAAAGTCCAGTGTAGCGCTTGCCCTGTTAACTGGCACTGGAACGCCTAAGAAGAATTCAATAGAATATTGAAAGAAAGACCTTAATCATGAAGTTATAGTGAAAGTCTGGGTGTAACCTTCGGTCGTCCCGGGGTTTATTAGGTAGCAAAGACTTATCAACTATTGGGTATTTACTTTACTTTGTGAGATATGTCATTGGTGCTGTCACCAACCATTACGGAATTCCTTAGGAAGTTGGCTGGTGATAGGGATGTTGAGGAGTTCATAGCTGAATTAATCGCTGAACGATTAGACCCTCCGCGCAGAATTGAACTGTACTTAAAACTTCATGGAGACTACCTTAGGGCCGCCGAGGAGCTTTATGCCAAGGGCGACCTGGCGCAGGCTAGTGAGAAGTACTGGGGCGCCGTGACGGCACTACTCAATGTCATCGCCGAGATGAGGGTTGGGGACACTACATCCATAGGGACTATGATGAGATAATTGATGGGTTGTATGAGGAGATTGGCGATAGGTCTATCATCCTTAACTTCAGCGTTGCCGAGAGGTTGCATGCCAATTTTTACCATAACTTCATGGACAGGAAAGCATTTGAAGCCCATAGACAGGTGGTTTTGGGATTAATAGAGAAACTGAAAGAATTAATAAGAACAAAATGAACAGTTATTCAATGATCAGTAATGAACTTGCATCATTAGGGTAGGAATCAATACGCTTTTTAATTCCCCCTTTATGCACCTTCACTGTCTTGGGATGAGCTCCCTAATCTCATCAATTATTTCCCTAACCTTATCCAGCTTCCTCCTAACGAAATCCTCATCGTACAATCCATCATAGAAGCAATCAATATGAAGAAACTTCTCCTTAGCCGCATATCTATCTCTCAGGTAATCCAAACCAAGCCTACTCAGTGTATCCCTCCTCTCCCTATAAGTCCTGGCATCAATACCCCTAGCCCTAAGCAGTGCCTCAACGGCCTTACTAACGGCTAGCCACCCCTTCTCGGCCGTATCTCTAAGTAGTATTGGGTCCCCTGACTTGGCATACTCATTCAATTCAGCAACGGCTGTCTCCAGCGCTCTGATGGCATCATTTAATGATTTACTCATAACATGCCAAAGGCGGTAATGATTAATTTAAGCATTTATGTTCAAGTATGCCTTCGTTTATTAATCTAATGGCATCCTCCTTATGGTCGTCAAAGGAGGTTTTGTTTAGAAAGTTATGGTGAAAGGAATGTAAGGTCTTAACACTGACTAAAGAATTGAAGTTTGTTAAATTTAGATTTTGTATAAAACTGAAAAATATTTAGTTATTTTAAATTTAAAGTGTTCGTGGTGCTACGCCGCTGGTATAGACACCATACCCAGCATGGCTAGTACGAGTAAAATCAATATTATAAGTGATATAATCGATTGCAGTAATAGTCTCCTCCTGAAGAGCCAGATCGTGGCTGGTATCAGTCCTGCAATCACGGCAAAACCTACAATGGCAATGGCGGTCCTTTCTGCAACAATAAGTGTTTTGGGCGCCCCAATATAGCACGTCTTCATGGCAGCTACCTTAGCCCCTGAGACTAATTTATTAAGCTGGCAAGTCACGGCATTAGTATTCGTTAATGTGAGGGCTATGAAGACCCCAGTAAGGGCTATTATCCCTATGATCGCTAACCAATAGGCGGTTATTCCATAGGACTTAGCCTCTGGTGGTGCCTCAGTGGACCTATGTATTTTATACATGAGCATCATGCCGACCACCCCATGAGAATGGGTATTGATTGTTGAAACAGTCTTGCACTTGTTACCAACATGACTGCGATTATTACCCACCTAATAATCGGTATCTTAGCCTTGGGCATGACCCTAACCCCTATTTCTGTACCTAGAACCATGCCGACAACACAAGGAACTAGGAATGGAAATACCAAGGCCCCACTATTAATATACACCCATAAAGCGCCCGTATCACCAATCGCTATCAATACTTTACTTGTTGCTGCGGCAACCTTTAAAGGCAGGTACATCACTAAGTTGTATACTGGTACAATGGCCCAACCAGCCCCGACACCGAACATGCCTGACACCAAGCCTACACCTATGAAGCATAGTAATCCCCACACGGTATTAGCGGCTCTGTACGTTATTACGGTCTTTAATGATTCTTCGTAATATCGAGCATTTACTAATTGAAAGATTTCTGCTATTTTATCATTTTTATTAGTAGGATTAGGAATATCCACCTGCTTTCCCTTCCATAGGAATAAGCCAATAATGAATAACATTAGGATTGCTAAACCAAGTCTAATCACGGCGGCTCCTACATTGCCAAAGGACCTTGTGATTTCAAGACCTAATACTGCACCGACTATTGCGGATATCGTGTATGGTATCGCCGTAAGAATTATAGCGTTAAAATTAGCAAGTCCCTTACCCAAGTATTGTCTTGACGCGATTAAAGAACCAACAGTAGCTATTGCAAGTCCTGTCGTTCTTATAACATCCGTATTAATAGATGTGAATGCCATCATTATTGGTGTGAATATCACCGCACCACCAACACCAGTTAGGGCAGCTAGAAAACCTATAATAATACATATGCCAAACATTATAATACAGAGCATGATGAAATTCCACTGCATAACAGATGCCCCTATGTAAAGTAAAGTCCCAATGAGCAACGGATATATGCTTAACATAATTCCATCACCTAGCCAATTACGTTACGTATCACCTTATAAACTTTATTCTATATGATGTTCGTAAAATAAGATATCTTTATTAATATATTATCAATATTATAGAATAAAATTCTAGAAAGAACAATAGAACAGTTCTTATATATTTACAGGAATCCACTCATTTAGTTGAGTTAGTAATTATGAATACCATATTGTAGGATTTAATAACTGTACTTACTCCATTAATATATTCACCTGTCCAATAACCCGCGTGCATCCACTGTAAATTACTCGGTGCGGCCCATGAGTTTCCTTTTAATAGCCATAACGACAATGTTGCATTTAAATAGTCAAACTGAACACCCTGATAATTACTTATGCCTACCAGCGTCACGTCAGCAAGCCCGAATCTTTTCATATAAACCTTTATCGTAGAAATTTCAGTATTATTAAAGTAAAGAGTTAATGTTTCATTGCTTGGTAAATAAATTATGGTTAATGTGCCACACATTGGATAGCGCAGCTCCTGCCTTACACTAACTTCATTACATGTTATCGTTCCATTGAACTTTAACACACACCATAGAGGCTCTACTACATTCTCATTGTTATAAGAGGTGATGAGAAGTACATCTTGCACCCAATACCAACTTCCATTCATCGCCTTAAGCCAAGCATTTAACTGTATACTATAACCGGGTATTAAGGCTAAGCCTTTGCTTTTATGATCATTGTAATTATTTGTTATGGGGGATAACGGAATTCCCAAGGCTGGCTCGGCCTTATAAACACAAAAGTATGCCTTAATACCCGTATAATTTGTACCACGCGGTATTATCACCCCAACCCCAGGATTCGTTGGGTTAGTTTTATTGATTGCGATCCACGTAATTGATCCATTAATATATTCTACAATACATAAACCACTTTGGCAATAATACTGAATTAAGCTGAAGTTATTAATATATTTAATGAAATTAATGTTGTTTCTTAAATACGCTACAAGCAAATTAGGGCCTATGAATAGCACGATGAATATCAAAGCTAATCCTAAAATTAATAATAGTGAGGACTGCATTACTAACTATAATATTTAAAAAGTACTATATAAATTTATATTTAGTTTCAGACTCACATACTAATCGATATTAATCCAAGCGCTGATAGTATTAATACTATCATTATCAATGATGCGATTAGCGCAAAGTTCGTTTTTCTTCCTGTATACAGCATTATAACGGTCGCGAGAATCCCCATTATGGCCGCTATGCCAAAGAGTAAAAATCCAATGTCTTGAAGTATAATTGCGTATGAACTATTCTGTGCATGGGATATTATATTCATTATCCTAATACCATTCTGCATACATAATTGTATAACATTTGGCGCCTCACCGCTTAACATCCTATTTATTATACAGACCGTGCTTCCGTAATATTTCGTTACTGTCAATAAAAGACCCATGAAGGCTATTATGACACCCACAATTGCTATCCAAAAGGCAATTTTACCGTAAGTCCTTGACACAGCAGATAATACTTTATCTGACGCCATATTACATCACCCCCATTATTACGGGCAGGGCCTGTTGAATAAGCCTGGCACTTGCTAAGAGCATTGCGAGGATTACAAACCACCTAATTACTTTGGCCCTTAATTTTGGCATTAACCTTGAGCCTATCTGCGCCCCTATCATACAACCAAGGAGACAGGGTATTACGAATATGGGTATCATCGCCCCATTA from Vulcanisaeta distributa DSM 14429 harbors:
- a CDS encoding sulfite exporter TauE/SafE family protein; this encodes MLSIYPLLIGTLLYIGASVMQWNFIMLCIIMFGICIIIGFLAALTGVGGAVIFTPIMMAFTSINTDVIRTTGLAIATVGSLIASRQYLGKGLANFNAIILTAIPYTISAIVGAVLGLEITRSFGNVGAAVIRLGLAILMLFIIGLFLWKGKQVDIPNPTNKNDKIAEIFQLVNARYYEESLKTVITYRAANTVWGLLCFIGVGLVSGMFGVGAGWAIVPVYNLVMYLPLKVAAATSKVLIAIGDTGALWVYINSGALVFPFLVPCVVGMVLGTEIGVRVMPKAKIPIIRWVIIAVMLVTSARLFQQSIPILMGWSA